The genomic region TTTCATATGTTTCAAAAACATTCGCTCTGTTGGAAGCATTCTTGAAAAATGATTGGCCGAAGGATGTCACTGAACAGCATTGGGTCTCGGTTTTTCAGAACCTCAGTGCCAAAGGTATAACCTGGAGAGCACCTTGGATTCGTCCTTCTGTTCTGTTATACAAGTGTGGAAACCAAGATTGGGTGCCATTGCTAGGATTATGGGGAGGAGTGGGATATGCTCCATTGATGGTTCAAAGACAGTTCGCTTCGCAACAATTTGTACCAGTTACCGATGGATTGGCACAATTGGAATTCGCTTTTTCGGGTGAAGGTTACATGAAAAAGGTCAGAGATACTGGAAATTCTTTGAAGAAAATCTATCTAATGGAGTTAGCCTTCTATGCTGATACTATCACTCAAGATTACAACATATGGAGACAACGACGAGTGAATAGTCAACAAACCTCGCCGACGAATTATGTTTTCCAGAATCCTTTCTCAGAAGAAATGCCATCCAAGTTGGAAGTGGcaaaacatgaatttgaatGTGAAAAAACCAAGCTTTTACGAGATATTAGTTCTCTTCAAGAGGAAAACTACCAACTGAAGATTGATGttcaaattgaaaaatccaGAACTGAGAATGTCCAAAAAGAAGCTGAGATCACGAGAAGGGACTTAAGAGATCTTCATTtggaaaataagaaattaagagGCACCATAAGGAATAGTGGACTAGGCAAACTATCAGCAGAATGGAAGGAAGAAATAAGCAACATCAAAGGTGGGATGGAGTTCTGGAAAGCAAAAGCAAAGGAGGAGGAAAAAGTTGCACGTACTATGATAGAGTTG from Gossypium raimondii isolate GPD5lz chromosome 1, ASM2569854v1, whole genome shotgun sequence harbors:
- the LOC105784820 gene encoding uncharacterized protein LOC105784820 translates to MEESITQVTEKKAVVREWSLRTQKAKGDNTRGIFTEKYGDIAHLITINVNEQLIQAMVRFWDPAYQCFTFNQEDMTPTIEEYAALLCIDNAQLNKIYVKKPKPMTFKKKALVQNHPDVLKRVDLFALAVYGLIVFPKVLGHIEVAVVDFFEKLRQGINPVPTILAETFKSLNASFLKNDWPKDVTEQHWVSVFQNLSAKGITWRAPWIRPSVLLYKCGNQDWVPLLGLWGGVGYAPLMVQRQFASQQFVPVTDGLAQLEFAFSGEGYMKKVRDTGNSLKKIYLMELAFYADTITQDYNIWRQRRVNSQQTSPTNYVFQNPFSEEMPSKLEVAKHEFECEKTKLLRDISSLQEENYQLKIDVQIEKSRTENVQKEAEITRRDLRDLHLENKKLRGTIRNSGLGKLSAEWKEEISNIKGGMEFWKAKAKEEEKVARTMIELRKKY